One region of Capillibacterium thermochitinicola genomic DNA includes:
- a CDS encoding PD-(D/E)XK nuclease family protein, producing the protein MLQIIRHPDLYRDPVGAIRDLIGDEWPKSGDRRLVFIFSTQTLLEYWEEQLLPAFGSWGGVRFVLFDGFVRDLLQEIRPDLSDLTPGGSILLLRLAVAELAKEGRIPYLAKAFPAVGFYATLRQEISLLKRAGLDPVSFGHLVRTADQPLHELAAVYARYQQLLSERHLADGEEKYRQAVAESDKVLPWLQGKELLVIGFTDFTRQQEALLHNLSSQMKVTVVFDHGLADRHELIQPTLPSGEKTQELIYSPLKAGQEAMEGRLLLAHLQQNLWAGPPGTDPPGSDGSVELLKVKGGSRHELVAVANEVKRLLAADPSLTPGDIAVVTPYPVDEVYRILTAFGLPVTAQISGSLVQEPAAQALLQPFRVILSAFEWAEMVKYLRWGGVYPPGQLYRVNPPATLAEWETTLTAIFADKEEQGACSKALLTFLARIPQKATYGQYFQLCLDWLDHPLLLDNFIPPSEGATPFLQARFVQTSFLGKLRSLVQKGLSLTASYAALEVQLADFYLTLEAMLSQEVTTKPTSWRSGIRVLTPTEARGLSFRVSFLVGLNEGVVPRLTPTGWLLREERVLDLPLASLLPTNREQLRRERLLFSYLLKTAREKLVLSCCQTNEEGEAVNPSSFWEDLIELLPGAQPIKEVETGSLIAPFSSFNSAALASEVDEKIRAALARQRAGRARNGYLGPSEAQLLRAKLSDKPFGISALEEYMTCPFLYFCRRWLRIDPLGEPEIIPSRLTEGSIAHLVLKEFFHRHRGEVLLRKSLDMYLTEIRNLVQKHYPQAEAKKSMLHHNLLVLGREHLISLLTRVVQEEVAWGEKTDGRFIPRYFELGFGGLLHDADASSTPQPLVLTAEDVPPDRPPLKIWGKIDRVDTDGAGNFIVYDYKTGTLPAQGEILSGKRLQLPLYLLAVSRLFLPEGRPVGAAYYSLQQANRLRGIWRAEAQVLGIGTRNILTDEEWTATLKNAVTAALQSYHAILQGAFPFCPPKLCPDYCEFWSICRQGIWGREDQDAAE; encoded by the coding sequence ATGCTGCAAATTATTCGACATCCCGATCTCTACCGGGATCCGGTCGGTGCGATCCGGGACCTGATTGGAGATGAATGGCCGAAGTCCGGTGACCGGAGACTGGTGTTCATTTTTTCCACCCAAACGCTCTTGGAGTACTGGGAGGAACAATTACTGCCGGCCTTCGGCAGTTGGGGCGGGGTGCGTTTTGTCCTGTTCGATGGTTTCGTCCGGGATCTATTACAAGAAATCCGTCCGGACCTTTCCGACTTGACACCCGGGGGCAGCATCTTGCTTTTACGGTTGGCCGTTGCCGAGCTGGCCAAGGAGGGAAGAATCCCTTATCTGGCCAAGGCCTTTCCGGCGGTCGGTTTTTACGCCACCCTTCGTCAGGAGATCAGCCTTCTGAAACGGGCGGGCCTTGATCCCGTCTCCTTTGGCCACCTGGTACGGACGGCAGATCAACCATTACATGAGCTGGCTGCGGTCTATGCACGTTATCAACAATTACTAAGTGAGCGGCATTTGGCCGACGGGGAAGAAAAATACCGTCAAGCGGTGGCCGAAAGTGACAAAGTCCTCCCTTGGCTCCAGGGGAAAGAACTCCTGGTGATCGGATTTACCGATTTTACCCGGCAACAAGAAGCCCTCTTACATAACCTCAGTAGTCAGATGAAGGTGACCGTGGTCTTTGATCACGGGCTGGCCGACCGGCATGAGCTCATCCAACCCACTTTGCCGAGCGGGGAAAAGACGCAAGAATTAATCTATTCCCCGCTGAAAGCAGGGCAGGAGGCTATGGAAGGCCGCCTTTTGCTGGCCCATCTCCAGCAGAATTTGTGGGCCGGTCCTCCGGGGACGGATCCCCCTGGTTCCGACGGGAGCGTAGAATTGCTAAAAGTTAAAGGGGGAAGCCGTCACGAGCTGGTAGCGGTGGCCAATGAAGTGAAAAGATTATTAGCGGCCGACCCGTCCCTGACGCCCGGAGATATCGCGGTTGTTACACCATACCCGGTGGACGAGGTTTACCGGATCTTAACGGCGTTTGGACTCCCGGTGACCGCCCAGATCAGCGGCTCCTTGGTGCAGGAACCGGCGGCCCAGGCCTTACTGCAACCTTTCCGGGTCATCTTGTCCGCCTTTGAATGGGCCGAAATGGTTAAATACCTGCGTTGGGGCGGGGTCTATCCACCGGGACAACTATACCGGGTAAACCCGCCGGCGACCTTGGCCGAATGGGAAACAACTCTGACCGCGATTTTCGCTGACAAGGAGGAACAAGGGGCGTGCAGTAAAGCTCTCCTCACTTTTCTGGCCCGGATCCCGCAAAAAGCCACTTATGGGCAATATTTCCAACTCTGTCTGGACTGGCTGGATCATCCGTTGCTTTTGGATAACTTCATACCTCCATCCGAAGGGGCTACGCCCTTTCTCCAAGCCAGATTTGTGCAGACCTCCTTTCTTGGTAAACTTCGGAGTCTGGTCCAGAAAGGTTTGAGTTTAACGGCGTCCTATGCGGCGCTTGAAGTCCAACTGGCTGATTTCTATTTAACACTCGAAGCCATGCTGTCCCAGGAGGTGACGACGAAACCAACTTCCTGGCGAAGCGGCATCAGGGTCTTAACCCCAACGGAGGCGCGGGGGTTGAGCTTTCGGGTCTCTTTTCTCGTCGGTCTCAACGAAGGGGTTGTCCCGCGTTTAACCCCGACAGGATGGCTTTTACGGGAAGAAAGGGTTCTCGACTTGCCCCTCGCTTCCTTGTTGCCGACCAATCGTGAGCAATTACGACGGGAACGTTTGCTCTTTTCTTATCTCCTGAAAACAGCCCGGGAAAAACTGGTCCTCAGCTGCTGTCAGACCAATGAGGAAGGGGAAGCGGTTAACCCCAGTTCCTTCTGGGAAGACCTGATCGAGCTCTTACCCGGTGCGCAACCGATTAAAGAGGTAGAGACAGGTAGCCTGATTGCGCCCTTCTCTTCGTTCAACTCTGCCGCATTAGCATCGGAGGTTGACGAAAAGATCCGGGCGGCGCTCGCGCGGCAACGGGCCGGGCGTGCCCGCAACGGTTATTTGGGTCCGTCCGAAGCTCAGCTCCTCCGGGCCAAACTGAGTGACAAACCTTTTGGCATTTCGGCTTTGGAGGAGTATATGACCTGTCCTTTTCTTTATTTTTGCCGGCGGTGGCTCAGGATCGATCCCCTGGGCGAACCGGAGATTATCCCTTCCCGGTTGACGGAAGGCAGTATTGCCCATTTGGTGTTGAAAGAATTTTTCCACCGCCACCGGGGAGAGGTTTTGCTGCGGAAATCTTTGGACATGTATCTGACCGAAATCCGGAATTTGGTCCAAAAGCATTACCCACAGGCCGAAGCAAAAAAGTCAATGCTCCACCACAATCTGTTGGTCTTGGGGCGAGAACACTTAATTTCCCTGTTAACCAGAGTAGTCCAGGAAGAGGTGGCGTGGGGGGAGAAAACCGACGGTCGCTTTATCCCCCGCTATTTCGAATTGGGCTTTGGCGGCCTTCTACACGACGCCGACGCCAGTTCCACGCCCCAGCCGCTGGTCTTGACGGCGGAAGACGTTCCGCCCGACCGGCCGCCATTAAAAATTTGGGGGAAGATCGACCGGGTTGATACGGATGGAGCCGGGAATTTCATCGTCTATGACTATAAAACAGGGACGCTGCCGGCCCAAGGGGAGATTCTCAGCGGTAAGCGCCTGCAGCTTCCCCTGTATCTCCTGGCGGTGAGCCGCCTTTTTCTCCCGGAGGGGAGGCCGGTGGGTGCCGCCTATTACAGTCTGCAACAGGCCAACCGGTTGAGGGGGATCTGGCGTGCGGAAGCGCAGGTGCTAGGGATTGGTACCCGCAACATCCTGACGGACGAGGAGTGGACGGCAACGCTGAAAAACGCCGTGACGGCGGCGCTCCAATCCTACCATGCCATCCTCCAGGGGGCCTTTCCTTTCTGCCCACCGAAGTTATGCCCGGATTACTGTGAATTCTGGTCAATCTGTCGTCAAGGGATCTGGGGAAGGGAGGATCAAGATGCAGCTGAATGA
- a CDS encoding UvrD-helicase domain-containing protein produces the protein MQLNEEQRRAVEDFSTDLLVMAGAGTGKTRVLTQKYLHLLQTRRCEVPQIVAVTFTNKAAAEMRDRIRKAMVAIYHQSTGAEREYWSRQVELLEAAAKITTIHGLCLGLLKQHPVEAGIDPQGKILDEGEEYLFKTKAAKTALSALLAADDDGFNLSVVLALGTHFFLEQLPALYSTLKEAGVEVEKLAPSAPEGEFDRKLAAAKKDLTSALFHLQQQAGTVRLTPRAQELLTTLFAQWPAYREALAKTDRLDETGAKILAELVGFLPKNLNKQLRSAIDTVHDQVEAVRKALASREAAAQKPVILAFLRLFDQEYSRLKQMEGKLDFTDQLFLVREMLRTHPAIAQEYQKRFAYFMVDEFQDTNSLQWEIIQLLCGEGHREGRLFLVGDLKQSIYRFRGAEVEIMTALANAKREGDGQVLVLAKNYRTKATIAAVINHLCRTVFASEGFPYHPLVPAGEEETRETGVEILLADEDEPALLAARIKQLVEEGTLQVRNGKISRAAQYGDVALLFRTKTRIKAYEDAFRAQGIPYQVTAGVGFYARQEIQDQLNLLRLVECPDDALALAGVLRSPFCQVSDRGLFWLAHPDGLTKGFWAGEEAAAYPREIPAPERQRLARFRQFLAALGQNAHLLTIPEILRAAWSETGYLATVAALPEGERCLANLEKLILRAEDFAAKGYSGLRDFVAFFRHLSTLEVREGEATVPQGEGNFVQMMTVHAAKGLEFPVVVLPELDREFNLSARTTVAYHKEYGLVHKIKDPSGSWLETEATAQLKAVEKRAEISELKRLFYVGLTRARDYLLLSATVKEVKAKSIDEGCSWLDWLALVWPGLTTAEEGLHLLADHPVKLTRSVPVAVQAGLALDQQRAQTEEIAATLELPVTAQKMTTRRLSLTPLLTFQECPRRFYWQHRLGSDPTTVPVPPGSPGEKVVTNYSLLLGEVFHRLISGPALNKAEAESALAGWFHALPAEERQAAFTQVNLMYQNYLASPFLPETGVRVENELPFVLALQNVIIKGVIDRILFYPDGRIVVVDFKTNRRLPPPGKIRDRYYFQVYLYALAIRDIYRRLPDEGWIYFVRPNLKLPCPLTEKNLGATEEQILKTVEYITTHDDPADYPPGEDCEFCPFTPWCKEAVSSSW, from the coding sequence ATGCAGCTGAATGAGGAACAACGACGGGCCGTTGAAGATTTTTCCACGGATCTGCTGGTCATGGCCGGGGCCGGGACCGGGAAAACCAGAGTCCTGACCCAAAAATATCTGCATTTATTGCAGACGCGCCGATGTGAAGTGCCCCAGATCGTGGCTGTCACTTTCACCAACAAGGCCGCTGCGGAAATGCGGGACCGGATCCGGAAAGCAATGGTGGCTATTTACCACCAGAGCACCGGTGCGGAAAGGGAATACTGGTCCCGACAGGTGGAGTTATTGGAAGCGGCGGCGAAGATCACCACCATCCATGGCTTATGTCTGGGGCTTTTGAAACAACACCCGGTGGAAGCCGGCATCGATCCGCAGGGGAAGATCCTGGATGAAGGAGAGGAGTACCTCTTTAAAACAAAAGCGGCAAAAACAGCCTTAAGTGCTCTGTTGGCCGCCGACGACGACGGGTTTAACCTTTCGGTGGTGCTGGCGCTCGGGACCCACTTCTTTCTGGAGCAGCTTCCGGCGCTATATAGCACCCTGAAGGAAGCCGGAGTCGAGGTGGAAAAGCTGGCGCCGTCCGCTCCGGAGGGGGAGTTCGACCGGAAATTGGCTGCCGCCAAAAAGGACTTAACCAGCGCCCTCTTTCACCTGCAACAACAGGCCGGTACCGTCCGCCTGACCCCCCGGGCCCAGGAACTGTTGACCACCCTTTTTGCCCAATGGCCGGCTTACCGGGAAGCGTTGGCCAAGACGGATCGGTTAGACGAAACAGGAGCCAAGATCCTGGCGGAGCTTGTAGGTTTTCTCCCCAAAAACCTCAACAAGCAACTGCGTTCGGCCATCGACACGGTCCACGACCAGGTGGAGGCGGTCAGAAAAGCCCTGGCGTCCCGGGAGGCGGCCGCACAAAAACCGGTGATCCTTGCTTTTCTCCGTCTTTTCGATCAAGAATACAGCAGGCTGAAGCAGATGGAGGGGAAACTTGACTTTACCGATCAACTCTTTTTAGTCCGGGAAATGCTCCGCACCCACCCGGCTATCGCCCAGGAATACCAAAAGCGCTTTGCCTACTTTATGGTGGATGAGTTTCAGGATACCAACAGTCTACAGTGGGAGATCATTCAGCTCCTGTGCGGGGAAGGACACCGCGAAGGACGGTTGTTTCTGGTTGGTGATCTGAAACAGTCGATCTACCGTTTTCGGGGGGCGGAAGTGGAGATCATGACCGCTTTGGCCAACGCCAAACGCGAAGGGGACGGTCAAGTGCTGGTCTTGGCGAAAAATTACCGGACTAAAGCGACGATTGCCGCCGTGATCAATCATCTCTGCCGTACCGTCTTTGCCAGCGAAGGCTTTCCCTACCATCCGCTGGTACCGGCGGGCGAAGAGGAAACCCGGGAAACCGGGGTCGAAATCTTACTTGCGGACGAAGACGAACCGGCACTGCTCGCCGCCAGAATCAAGCAGTTGGTGGAGGAGGGAACGCTTCAGGTCCGGAACGGAAAAATCAGCCGGGCGGCACAGTACGGTGATGTGGCCTTGCTCTTTCGGACGAAAACCAGGATTAAAGCATATGAAGATGCCTTCCGGGCGCAGGGGATCCCTTATCAGGTTACCGCAGGGGTCGGTTTTTACGCCCGGCAAGAGATTCAGGACCAGCTGAACCTGCTCCGTCTCGTCGAATGTCCGGATGATGCCCTTGCTTTGGCGGGGGTGTTACGATCACCCTTCTGTCAGGTTTCCGACCGGGGGCTTTTCTGGCTGGCCCATCCCGACGGGCTTACGAAAGGTTTTTGGGCGGGGGAGGAGGCCGCCGCTTATCCGCGGGAAATCCCCGCCCCGGAAAGACAACGTCTGGCACGGTTTAGGCAGTTTTTGGCCGCTTTGGGCCAAAATGCCCACCTGCTCACGATTCCGGAGATCCTCCGCGCCGCCTGGTCCGAAACGGGTTATTTGGCGACAGTGGCCGCTTTGCCGGAAGGTGAACGCTGCCTGGCGAATCTGGAAAAACTGATCCTGCGGGCGGAAGATTTTGCGGCAAAAGGCTACTCCGGTCTGCGTGACTTTGTCGCTTTTTTCCGTCATCTGTCCACCTTGGAGGTGCGGGAAGGAGAGGCGACGGTACCGCAGGGTGAGGGGAACTTCGTGCAGATGATGACGGTACACGCGGCGAAAGGATTGGAGTTTCCGGTGGTGGTCCTCCCCGAGCTGGACCGGGAATTTAACCTCTCCGCCCGGACGACCGTGGCTTACCATAAAGAATACGGGCTTGTCCATAAAATAAAGGACCCGTCCGGGTCGTGGCTGGAGACGGAGGCGACCGCGCAGTTGAAAGCCGTGGAGAAAAGGGCGGAGATCTCGGAGTTAAAGCGCCTGTTCTATGTCGGTCTCACCCGGGCCCGCGATTATTTATTATTATCCGCCACCGTAAAGGAGGTTAAAGCCAAGAGCATTGATGAGGGATGTTCTTGGCTGGACTGGTTGGCACTGGTGTGGCCCGGTTTGACCACCGCGGAGGAAGGGCTCCATCTCCTTGCCGATCACCCGGTTAAGCTCACCCGGTCGGTACCGGTCGCCGTTCAGGCGGGACTGGCCTTAGACCAGCAGAGAGCCCAGACCGAGGAGATCGCCGCCACCCTTGAATTACCTGTTACGGCGCAAAAAATGACGACCCGCCGCCTCTCGTTAACGCCACTCCTCACTTTCCAGGAGTGTCCCCGCCGTTTTTACTGGCAACACCGTCTGGGGAGCGACCCGACGACGGTTCCGGTGCCTCCTGGTTCGCCCGGGGAAAAGGTCGTCACCAATTACAGTCTGCTCCTGGGGGAAGTCTTTCACCGTTTGATCTCCGGGCCGGCTCTAAACAAGGCCGAAGCCGAGTCCGCGTTGGCCGGTTGGTTCCATGCGTTGCCGGCGGAGGAAAGGCAAGCCGCCTTTACCCAGGTGAATCTGATGTACCAAAACTACCTGGCCAGCCCCTTCCTGCCGGAAACGGGGGTGCGGGTGGAAAATGAGCTTCCCTTTGTCCTGGCCTTACAAAACGTCATCATCAAAGGGGTCATCGACCGGATCCTCTTCTATCCCGACGGCCGGATCGTGGTGGTTGATTTTAAAACCAACCGCCGCCTACCGCCGCCGGGGAAGATCCGCGACCGCTATTATTTCCAAGTTTACCTTTACGCCTTGGCGATCCGCGATATTTACCGGCGGTTGCCGGACGAAGGCTGGATCTATTTTGTCCGCCCCAATCTTAAACTGCCTTGCCCCTTGACCGAAAAAAACCTCGGGGCGACCGAGGAACAGATCTTGAAAACCGTTGAGTATATTACCACCCACGATGATCCGGCGGATTATCCTCCCGGAGAAGATTGTGAGTTTTGCCCCTTTACGCCTTGGTGCAAGGAAGCGGTCTCTTCTTCATGGTAA
- the folE2 gene encoding GTP cyclohydrolase FolE2 produces MEDVQNRLDQRGIEIQRVGVKGVHLPFLIATRDGGYQQILGKITAAVNLPEQYKGTHLSRFMEVLVAWGDKPISGRELKLMLAELKTKLKASAAELSLDFRYFMPVTAPVSGLSSPLDFSCQFWGRLTDSGYDFRLTVHVPVVSLCPCSKAISRYGAHNQRAVIRASVRCRPGTYLWIEDLILLLREQGSSCVYPVLKREDEKYVTEEAYDHPKFVEDILRDSVLALRREPKVSWFRLEVESFESIHNHSAFAYHEEETASLHQGVKGQNSQSSPGG; encoded by the coding sequence ATGGAAGATGTGCAGAATCGCTTGGACCAGCGGGGTATTGAAATTCAACGGGTTGGCGTCAAGGGGGTCCACCTTCCGTTTCTGATTGCCACCCGCGACGGCGGTTACCAGCAGATTTTAGGGAAGATCACCGCCGCCGTAAACCTACCCGAGCAATATAAGGGAACCCACCTCAGCCGTTTCATGGAGGTCCTGGTGGCTTGGGGTGATAAACCCATCTCCGGCCGGGAGTTAAAGCTGATGTTGGCGGAGTTGAAAACAAAGCTCAAAGCCTCGGCGGCCGAGCTAAGCCTGGATTTTCGTTACTTCATGCCGGTCACGGCTCCGGTCAGCGGCCTGTCCTCCCCTTTGGATTTCTCTTGCCAGTTTTGGGGGCGGCTGACCGATTCCGGCTATGATTTTCGCCTCACCGTCCATGTCCCCGTTGTCTCCCTTTGCCCCTGCAGTAAAGCAATCTCCCGCTACGGGGCCCATAACCAGCGGGCGGTCATCCGGGCTTCCGTCCGTTGCCGGCCCGGAACTTATCTTTGGATTGAAGACCTGATCCTGCTCCTCCGGGAACAGGGCAGTTCCTGTGTTTATCCTGTTCTGAAACGGGAAGACGAAAAGTACGTGACAGAAGAGGCCTACGACCACCCCAAGTTTGTCGAAGACATCCTCCGCGACTCAGTACTTGCTTTACGCCGTGAACCAAAAGTTTCATGGTTCCGTTTGGAGGTGGAGAGCTTCGAATCCATCCATAACCACAGCGCCTTTGCTTACCATGAAGAAGAGACCGCTTCCTTGCACCAAGGCGTAAAGGGGCAAAACTCACAATCTTCTCCGGGAGGATAA
- a CDS encoding D-alanyl-D-alanine carboxypeptidase family protein, protein MRKQWRTIVILSLLIGLLCVQPALAALPFTIQSESALLMEVSSGEILVDKNSKKPLPPASITKMMVMLLVMEAVESGQIKLTDKVVASPEACRMGGSQIWLEPGEEMTVEDLMKAVGIVSANDASVALAEYISGSHEEFVKLMNKRAEELGLENTKYVNATGLSPDGGGPGNVTSAYDQAILARELLKHPTVLKWTGAWIDSLRGGESFLRNTNNLVRFYEGCDGLKTGYTTEAGYCLVATARRNGVRLLAVVMKAPTSAVRNNEITKLFNYGFSQFKALKVLSKGQVLGKTKVMKGGVSEVNLVVPEDVLVVLKKDVQSTPEVLAQIPPKVRAPIAEGEAVGQIIVKVDGETKVTVDLVAEQAVEESGFFRFLWQIGKSMIERFFR, encoded by the coding sequence ATGCGGAAGCAATGGCGAACAATAGTTATCCTTTCCTTATTAATTGGCCTGCTATGTGTCCAGCCGGCACTGGCGGCCCTTCCCTTCACGATCCAGTCGGAATCGGCTTTGCTGATGGAAGTCTCCAGTGGCGAGATCCTTGTTGATAAAAACAGTAAAAAGCCGCTGCCGCCGGCCAGTATCACCAAGATGATGGTGATGCTCCTCGTTATGGAGGCGGTGGAGAGCGGGCAGATCAAACTGACGGACAAAGTCGTGGCCAGTCCGGAAGCTTGCCGGATGGGTGGTTCCCAGATTTGGCTGGAGCCGGGCGAAGAGATGACTGTCGAAGACTTAATGAAAGCCGTCGGTATTGTCTCCGCCAATGACGCCAGTGTTGCGCTGGCCGAATACATCTCCGGCTCACACGAAGAGTTTGTGAAATTGATGAATAAACGTGCGGAAGAGCTTGGCTTGGAAAACACGAAATATGTTAATGCCACCGGGTTGTCGCCTGACGGTGGCGGGCCCGGGAATGTAACATCCGCCTACGATCAAGCCATCCTCGCGCGGGAACTGCTTAAACATCCGACGGTTTTAAAATGGACGGGAGCCTGGATTGACAGTCTCCGCGGCGGTGAATCCTTTCTTCGGAACACCAACAACCTGGTCCGGTTTTATGAGGGTTGTGACGGCTTAAAGACCGGCTACACCACTGAAGCCGGTTATTGCCTGGTGGCCACCGCCCGGCGGAACGGGGTACGGTTGCTGGCGGTGGTGATGAAGGCACCTACTTCCGCCGTGCGGAACAATGAGATCACAAAACTGTTCAATTATGGTTTTAGTCAGTTCAAAGCCTTAAAAGTGTTAAGCAAGGGCCAGGTGCTTGGAAAGACCAAAGTCATGAAGGGCGGCGTCAGCGAAGTAAACCTCGTTGTCCCCGAAGATGTGCTGGTCGTTTTAAAGAAAGATGTCCAAAGCACCCCCGAAGTTTTGGCCCAAATCCCGCCAAAAGTGAGGGCGCCTATAGCGGAGGGGGAAGCGGTCGGCCAGATCATCGTGAAGGTTGACGGCGAAACCAAAGTGACGGTTGATTTGGTGGCTGAACAAGCGGTCGAAGAAAGCGGGTTCTTCCGTTTCCTGTGGCAAATCGGTAAAAGTATGATCGAAAGATTTTTTCGCTAA
- a CDS encoding STAS domain-containing protein, with product MKLELKRNGRVLTVQVSGELDLSTSPTFRNRIEEELGHNQEINHLILDLKETSFVDSSGLGAILGRYKSIAQRNGKLTAVNVPPHLQRLFELSGLLKVMTICSSLEEAQNIE from the coding sequence TTGAAATTGGAACTAAAACGGAACGGTCGGGTTTTAACTGTTCAAGTCTCCGGGGAACTCGATCTTTCAACCTCCCCGACTTTTCGGAACCGTATTGAAGAGGAACTAGGGCACAACCAGGAGATTAACCATCTGATCCTGGATTTAAAAGAAACCAGTTTCGTTGATAGTTCAGGCTTGGGGGCAATTCTAGGGCGCTATAAATCCATTGCGCAACGAAACGGGAAGCTGACTGCGGTTAATGTCCCCCCTCATCTCCAACGCCTTTTTGAACTGTCGGGTCTGTTAAAAGTCATGACGATCTGTTCTTCCCTCGAGGAAGCCCAAAATATAGAGTAA
- the spoIIAB gene encoding anti-sigma F factor, with protein sequence MKENYLNISFPSLPDNVSLSRVIVASFAAQLDFTLNELEEIRVATSEAVSNCVIHAYPDHVGEVRLELKIKDDTLMIEVIDEGCGIQDLDLAKTPAYSTDPERMGLGLVFMESFMDEMTIESQPNQGTKVLMVKKPERSKNSSHDCQ encoded by the coding sequence ATGAAGGAAAATTATTTGAATATTTCTTTTCCCAGCTTACCCGATAATGTCAGTCTTTCCCGTGTGATTGTCGCTTCTTTTGCCGCGCAGCTTGATTTCACCCTTAATGAGCTGGAGGAAATTAGGGTCGCAACCTCCGAAGCAGTGTCCAACTGTGTGATCCATGCCTATCCGGACCACGTTGGGGAGGTGCGCCTGGAATTAAAGATCAAAGATGACACCCTGATGATCGAGGTCATCGACGAAGGTTGCGGCATTCAGGATTTGGATCTGGCCAAAACACCGGCCTATTCCACGGATCCGGAGCGTATGGGGTTGGGGCTGGTCTTTATGGAATCTTTTATGGATGAAATGACCATTGAATCCCAGCCCAATCAAGGGACAAAAGTTTTAATGGTGAAGAAACCCGAACGGAGTAAAAATAGTAGCCATGATTGTCAATGA
- a CDS encoding sigma-70 family RNA polymerase sigma factor, which produces MIVNDSQPSPDRLSHEETRALLNQVASGNDQAKAVLVERNLGLVKSIVGRFAGRGVEYDDLVQIGALGLMKAIERFNPELEVKFSTYAVPLIIGEIKQYLRTDGLIKVSRGEKELAQKVMRARSDFIAAHGKEPTLAELAELTALSREEIATALEVSKPLTSLQEVVYEEDGAALTLEDQVGAEVEEELVEDFALRQALHQLEPRLRMIIEERFFGEKTQRELAEKFGVSQVQISRLEKTALCRLRELLHEQI; this is translated from the coding sequence ATGATTGTCAATGACAGTCAACCCAGTCCCGATCGTTTGTCCCATGAGGAGACCCGCGCCTTACTCAATCAAGTTGCGTCCGGGAATGACCAAGCCAAGGCGGTTCTGGTCGAACGCAACTTGGGTCTGGTCAAAAGTATCGTGGGCCGTTTTGCCGGGCGGGGGGTCGAATACGATGATCTGGTCCAAATCGGGGCCCTGGGTTTAATGAAAGCAATTGAACGTTTCAATCCGGAACTGGAAGTTAAGTTTTCGACATACGCCGTCCCTTTGATCATCGGTGAGATCAAACAATATCTCCGGACCGATGGCTTGATCAAGGTGAGCAGGGGAGAGAAGGAACTGGCGCAGAAGGTGATGCGGGCGCGGTCCGATTTTATTGCCGCGCATGGGAAAGAGCCGACCCTCGCGGAATTGGCCGAGCTTACTGCCCTAAGCCGGGAAGAGATTGCGACCGCCCTCGAGGTAAGCAAACCCCTTACTTCCTTACAAGAGGTAGTTTACGAAGAAGACGGAGCGGCCTTAACCTTGGAAGACCAGGTCGGTGCCGAGGTCGAGGAAGAATTGGTCGAGGATTTTGCTCTCCGGCAAGCCCTGCACCAGTTGGAACCAAGATTGAGAATGATTATTGAAGAGCGTTTTTTTGGGGAAAAGACCCAGCGTGAGCTGGCGGAGAAGTTCGGGGTCTCTCAAGTTCAGATCAGCCGCCTGGAGAAAACCGCCCTTTGCCGGCTTCGCGAGCTCCTCCATGAGCAGATCTGA